The following DNA comes from Tunturibacter psychrotolerans.
ACAGGTGCCGTCGGTGCCGCCGATCCATGAGACGCCGACGCGCATGCCGACGGGACGATCGGGTGTGGCGCCGTCGACGACGCTGCCGACGATCTGGTGGCCGAGGATGAGGGGCTCGTGGGTGAGAGGGAGGTCGCCTTCGAAGATGTGGAGGTCGGTGCGGCAGACCCCGCAGGCGAGGACGCGGAGGAGGAGATGGCCAGGGGAGAGGGTAGGGATTGGAAGCTCTTCTAGCTGAAGTGGCTGGTTGGCGCGGCGGAGGACGGCGGCTTTCATCTGAGAGGCTCCTTGCGACGAGAGGCTTGCGCCGACCGCCAGGGATGACTCTGATTAGAAACGACAGTGGATTGGTGCGGAAGAGTATGGGTTTTCCGGGGAGATTTTTTGTCTGTTGTAGGTTGCAGAAAATAGTCTTCCCGGAAGTATTAATTGCCCTAGAATGTTGAGGTTCCAACAGTCAGGAGAGATACATGGCCACATCGGCTTCACCGCAGCCACCTACGCCCGAGCGTTTTTTCAACGCTATAAACGCCTACGAGCAAACGGAGGCAATGAAGGCTGCCATTGAGCTTGAGATCTTCACAGCCATCGCCGAAGGCAATACCTGCGCTGCGACGATCGCGAAGCGCTGCCAGGGTGCCGAACGCGGCGTGGAGATTCTTTGCGATTACTTAACGATTCATGGCTTCTTAACCAAGGAAGGGGCGGAGTACGGTCTCGCACCTGACTCAGCTTTTTTTCTGAACAAAGGTTCGCGGGCATACCTTGGCGGGGCCATTGAATTTCTGCTGAATCCGCGGATACGTGAAGGGCACGCGAGGCTGACTGAGGCGGTGCGTCAGGGAGGAAGTGCACTGGGCGAAGGAGCGCTGGAGCCGGACAACCCAGACTGGGTGAGGTTTGCGCGGGCGATGATGCCGCTGATGTTTATGCCGGCCCAGGTTATGGCTGGCGAGCTCGCAAAGGGCGGCGCGGTGAACAAGGTGCTGGATATCGCTGCTTCGCATGGCCTCTATGGAATCTCCGTTGCGAAACAGAATGCCGCTGCGCACATCTACGCGTCGGATTGGAAGAATGTGCTCGAAGTTGCGCGGGAGAATGCGCAGGCGATGGGGGTTGCCGATCGCTACCATCTGCTTCCGGGGAGTGCCTTCGACGTGGATTTTGGCGGCGATTACGATCTGGCGCTGGTGACAAACTTCCTGCATCATTTCGATCTGCCTACATGTACGGCATTCATGCGGAAGGTATATGCATCGCTTAGGCCGGGAGGACGGGCTGCCATTGTTGAATTTGTTCCCAATGCTGATCGGGTAACGCCGCCGACTGCGGCAGCCTTCAGCCTGGTGATGCTGGCTTCTACTCCCGCAGGCAATGCGTATACCTTCCAAGAGATCGAGAGTCTTTCGAGAGAGGCTGGCTTTGTGCGAGCGGAGCTAGCGCCGCCGCCGATTGGCCTCGGTCGCCTGATCATTGCTTACCGGTGATTTGGGTGAGTACCGGAGTGCGCAGTCAGCGTTCGATGGAGTCGTTGGGCCGGGATGCGTGGCTTTTGTGCGAGGAGGCGTAAAATCCTCCGGCGGAGTATGTAGGAGGGTGGAATGCTGCGACGTCTTTTCACGTTAACGGTGGGCCTGCTGATTGCGGTTCCTGTACTGGCGAAGAATAAGGCGGAGAAGAGTGTGCCGGATTACATTCTTCACGCACACACGGTAGCGGTGATCGTCGATCCGGGCGCGGGAATTGATATTGAAGATCCGCGGGCAAATCAGGTTGCGCAAAAGGATGTTGAAACCGCACTGCTGAATTGGGGAAGGTTTCAGCCGATGATCAGCACCCAGCAGGCGGACCTGATCATCGTGGTTCGCAAAGGACACGCTCGGGTGGTGGATCAGACCGTCAGCGATCCCCGGCAGAATAATCGGGTGGGGATGATTGACCCTACGGCGAATGGTGTGTCGATTGGCGCTCAGCATGGCAGGCAACCGGACGGGACCGGCTCGGGAATGCCCGATGCATCAGACCGCGACTCCGCACATCCGCAGTCGGAGGTCGGAACGACGGAGGATACGTTCATTGTCTACAACGGCGATGGCAAACAGCCTCTCGATGGCCCGGTCGGGTGGAGTTATATCGCGAAGAATGGGCTTCATTCGCATAACGTTCCTGCCGTGGATGAGTTTAAGAAGGCTGTGGCAGCGGGGGATAAGGCTGCTGCTGCTAAGCATCCGTAGTTGGGTGTTTTCTCTTATTTTTGAGTTGTTTGGCGGAGCTGAAGGTCGTTTTCTGTGAAGACAGCCTGAGGTAGAGATAATGCCCGATGGGGACCTGCAAGCAAGCAAAAACCCGTAAAATAGAGGAGATACGTAAAAAGCAAAGGACGATTGAGGCAGATGGCAATGGGAACGCAAGAGGTTTTGGCTGGACAGGTAGATGCGGCGGCGAAGGTTGCCGGGCTGGTAGTGATTTCGAGTGAGGTGGGGCAGGATTTCTCGGGTAATCCGACGACGCGATTCAAGCTGGCGTTGGTTGCGGACCGGGCGAAGACGCAGGTGCTGGAGCTGAGCGACAAGTTCGATTTCAGCCGCGCGGATATGCTGGCTGAGGTTG
Coding sequences within:
- a CDS encoding methyltransferase encodes the protein MATSASPQPPTPERFFNAINAYEQTEAMKAAIELEIFTAIAEGNTCAATIAKRCQGAERGVEILCDYLTIHGFLTKEGAEYGLAPDSAFFLNKGSRAYLGGAIEFLLNPRIREGHARLTEAVRQGGSALGEGALEPDNPDWVRFARAMMPLMFMPAQVMAGELAKGGAVNKVLDIAASHGLYGISVAKQNAAAHIYASDWKNVLEVARENAQAMGVADRYHLLPGSAFDVDFGGDYDLALVTNFLHHFDLPTCTAFMRKVYASLRPGGRAAIVEFVPNADRVTPPTAAAFSLVMLASTPAGNAYTFQEIESLSREAGFVRAELAPPPIGLGRLIIAYR